In Chaetodon auriga isolate fChaAug3 chromosome 7, fChaAug3.hap1, whole genome shotgun sequence, a genomic segment contains:
- the timm50 gene encoding mitochondrial import inner membrane translocase subunit TIM50 isoform X2 has product MIIEPTSPKLLPDPLKEPYYQPPYTLVLELTDVLLHPEWSLSTGWRFKKRPGIDYLFQQLAPLYEIVIFTAETGMTAYPLIDSIDPQGFVMYRLFRDATHYMEGHHVKDVSCLNRDTSKVIVVDCKREAFSLQPFNGMALKKWDGNSEDRTLYDLANFLKTIALSGVDDVRSVLENYALEDDPIEAFKRRQAQLAQEEEQRLAELSQQKKQGLSLGSIASRFWRSKQQ; this is encoded by the exons ATGATCATCGAGCCGACGAGCCCGAAGCTGCTGCCCGACCCTCTGAAGGAGCCGTACTACCAACCTCCCTACACGCTGGTGCTGGAGCTCACCGACGTCCTGCTGCACCCGGAGTGGTCG CTGTCGACGGGTTGGAGGTTTAAGAAGCGTCCGGGCATCGACTACCTGTTCCAGCAGCTCGCACCGCTCTACGAGATCGTCATCTTCACTGCAGAGACCGGCATG acgGCGTATCCTCTGATTGACAGCATCGATCCTCAGGGTTTCGTCATGTATCGTCTCTTCAGAGATGCTACACACTACATGGAGGGGCATCATGTTAAg GACGTGTCGTGCCTGAACCGGGACACCAGTAAGGTGATCGTGGTGGACTGTAAGCGGGAGGCGTTCAGCCTGCAGCCCTTCAACGGGATGGCCCTGAAGAAGTGGGACGGGAACTCAGAGGACCGGACGCTCTACGACCTCGCCAACTTCCTCAAGA CCATCGCTCTGAGCGGCGTGGACGACGTCCGCTCCGTGTTGGAGAACTACGCTCTGGAGGACGACCCCATCGAGGCCTTCAAACGCAGGCAGGCTCAGCTGGCACAG gaggaggagcagcgtcTGGCCGAGCTCTCCCAGCAGAAGAAACAGGGACTCTCTCTTGGCTCCATCGCTTCGCGGTTCTGGCGCTCCAAGCAGCAATGA